The following proteins are co-located in the Eleginops maclovinus isolate JMC-PN-2008 ecotype Puerto Natales chromosome 1, JC_Emac_rtc_rv5, whole genome shotgun sequence genome:
- the LOC134862746 gene encoding isocitrate dehydrogenase [NAD] subunit gamma, mitochondrial-like: MTARSVQSLSGALKLVFSHRLTRVNGAATCTQRHKSFYAPPPARYGGRHTVTLIPGDGIGPELSKHVCELFRFCCVPVDFEVVNVDSTKDSEDDINNAIMAIRRNGVALKGNIETNHNLPPSYKSRNNLLRTTLDLYANVMHCQSLPGVRTRHTNIDIMIIRENTEGEYSSLEHENVPGVVECLKIITRTKSLRIADYAFQTARASGRRRVTAVHKANIMKLADGLFLECCKEVASGYPEITFDSMIVDNTTMQLVSRPQQFDVMVMPNLYGNVVSNVCAGLVGGPGLVPGANYGTDYAVFETGTRNTGKSIANSNTANPTAMLLASCLLLDHLKLHAYASMLRRAILSTVSETRLHTADLGGHGSTSEVVRSVMNAVQSTGPLTLSI; encoded by the exons ATGACAGCCCGGTCAGTGCAGTCCCTCTCCGGAGCCCTGAAGCTCGTATTCAGCCACCGGTTAACCAGG GTTAATGGAGCAGCAACATGCACTCAGAGACACAAGTCCTTTTACGCT CCTCCACCAGCACGGTATGGAGGCCGGCACACCGTGACTCTGATTCCCGGAGATGGTATCGGACCAGAGCTCAGCAAACACGTGTGTGAACTGTTCCG GTTCTGCTGTGTGCCGGTGGACTTTGAGGTTGTCAATGTGGACTCAACGAAGGACTCAGAAGATGACATCAATAATGCCATCATGGCTATCAGACGCAACGGAGTGGCACTGAAAG GAAACATTGAGACCAACCACAACCTGCCACCATCCTACAAGTCCAGAAACAACCTGCTGCG CACCACTCTGGATCTGTATGCCAATGTGATGCACTGCCAGTCTCTACCAGGAGTGAGGACGCGCCACACCAACATCGACATCATGATCATCAGGGAGAACACAGAGGGAGAGTACAGCAGCCTGGAgcacgag AATGTACCGGGGGTTGTTGAGTGTCTGAAGATCATCACCAGGACCAAATCTCTACGCATCGCTGACTACGCCTTTCAAACTGCTCGCGCTAGTGGCCGCAGACGAGTCACTGCTGTGCACAAAGCTAACATCAT GAAGTTGGCTGACGGCCTCTTTCTGGAGTGCTGCAAGGAGGTCGCCAGTGGTTACCCCGAAATCACCTTCGACAGCATGATTGTGGACAACACCACCATGCAG ctggtCTCCAGACCTCAGCAGTTCGATGTGATGGTGATGCCCAACCTGTACGGGAACGTCGTGAGCAACGTGTGCGCCGGGCTGGTCGGGGGACCGGGCCTGGTGCCAGGAGCAAACTATGGGACGGACTACGCCGTGTTCGAGACG GGCACCAGGAACACGGGGAAGAGCATTGCTAACAGCAACACGGCGAACCCCACGGCCATGCTGCTGGCCTCCTGCCTGCTGCTGGACCACCTGAAGCTGCACGCCTATGCCAGCATGCTGCGCAGGGCCATCCTCTCCACCGTCAGCGAGACCCGG ctgcACACGGCTGACCTGGGGGGCCACGGCTCCACCTCTGAGGTGGTGCGCTCCGTCATGAACGCTGTTCAGAGCACCGGGCCCCTGACGCTCAGCATCTAG